TTCCATGTGAGTCGCGCTCACAAAACACTGCTGGTGCGAGCCGGTGCAAGCGAGGGATTGATTTACTACCAAGACGGCGAAATCGTTCATGCTGTGACCCAGGATCAAACCGGTGAACCCGCTTTCCGTCAAATCATCAACTGGCAATCGAATGATTATGCTGTGTTCACCGATGAGCCGCCGCCGACTCGAACCATTTTTCGGGATTTCGACAGTCTGCTGAGCGCCGCTACGCAGCCCGGTTCCATGTCAACCCCGACGACAGCAGCCACTGAGCAACAGCAGACTCAACAGGAGATTTCAGAGGTCATACCTGATGCGCCCCAGCCCTTGCATGAGGCCCCGGTTGCTGAGTCTCAACCTGCTGAGCAGTTGGCCGACGAGCCGCCTCCGGCCGTCATACAACAAGAGACCTCGGACTCCTGCGGGGAAATCCCAAGCACGAAACCCGAAATCCCAAACGTTTCGGATTTCGAATCTGGGATTTCGGATTTCCCTCAAAGAGGGACCAAGATGCCTGCTTTCTCCAGCGATGACAAGCGTCACATCGAGGAGCTGCTCATGGCATCAGATCATCTGGAAGGCGGCTTGCTTTTGACTGTTGATGGCGCGATCCTAGCTTCAAGCCTACCGCCACACGCGCTTTCGTCCAGCGTATTGGCCGATGCCGGTTCGCTGTTCCGGATGTGTCAACGTCTGGCTGAGGAACTCGGTCGCGGCCATCACCGGCAATCTTTTATTCAAGGCGACCTAGGTAACATTATCCTTTCGGAGGTCGGCGACGGCTCTTTCCTGGTGTTTATTACCAATGCCAAAGCGACGCTTGGTCTGGCTCTGTTGCAAGCTCGGCAACGAGCGCAAAAGGTCGGTCACATCATGGCGAATTATGCGTGAGCGCTCTCGTGGTTGGTTTCATAACTGTCCGGTTAAGCAACTCAGACCGGAAACCATCGGCAATGAACAAACGATTGATGACAAGGGACAGAGAATATGGTTCTAAAACGACTCTTCAAGGATAAACCATCAGACAGTGACGCCTCCCATCTTGAGGTGGTTGATCCCTTGATCCGTCAACTTGCTTTGCGCATCCGGGGCTCGTTCGACTTGGATGAAGTGTTGCAACTGGTCGCCCAGATGATTGGTGAACACCTGCGTGTTCATCATTGCATGGTTTACCTGTGCGATCCAAACTCGGACACGCTGCGTTGGCGCGCAGGTTACCAGGAGCCGGAACTGGCTCCATTGCGTTGGCCACTGAAAGAACCAGAATTCCCCGACCTCTTCCAGCGACTTCGCCGAGGGGACATCGTGCGGGTTGACGACCCGCTCAACGACCACATCGTGATGGCTGAACGCGCCCGGTTTCAAGCAGCCGGCATTCGGATGCTCTGCTTTGTCCCCTGCTTGGGCGAGCAATTGGAGGCAGTCATCGTGATAGGTCATACCGCGCCCCTGCACCCGTGGAGCGAAGCGGAAAAGCATTTCCTGGAAACTGTCGCAGCCGAGGTTGCTATTGCTGTTCGTCTGATGAACCTGTCATCGGAAGTCCGGCGGGCTGGCAATCAGGTCTACAGCGCCACGGCTGAGATGCAGGCCGAAAACCAGCACCTTCAAGGGCTGATCCAATTGCTCCTGCTGCCGTCGGGTGAACTGAGCCAGGTGTTGAATCACATCACTGAGTCGTTGGCCACGTTGTATCAGGTCAAAGCATGTAGCATTGAAGAGTTTCAAGATGGCCAGACAGAGACGGCGACCGTCCGCTCCATGCGCATGTCCGACTACACCACCGACCTCGGCGTGTTTGCCACCGAGGGAACAGCGCGCATGCCAGTGATCCAAACCAAACATCATCAGGTCATCTACAAGGCGGCCGATACGTACCCCGATGACCGATTCCTGCGAGATAACAACTTCAACTTCTACGTCGGCATTCCCATCCTGAACCGCACAGGCGAGCTGATTGGCCTGCTCAATCTGTACAATTCTGAGCCTGTCACGTTGCAAAAGCGGGACCTGAAGACGCTCTCATCAATTGCCCGACGCATCGGCTTCGAGCTGGAGGATGAAGTCGCGGTGCGCAAACGACAGGAAGCCGAACATGAACTGAAATGGCGACTGGAGGCGGCTACCCAGTGGGAAGAACAGATGAAATTCCTCCAGCAAGCCCGCGAGCTGCTCCGCCAGAGTTCAAACCTGAGCGAAGGGTTGCAGTCGCTGATTGTCGAGGCCAATCGGCAGATGGGATCGGAGTTCGCGGCCATTGCCCTTTATGACGAACAGGGACAGACCGCCGAGCTGTTCACCGCTGGCATTGAAGATTCCGTCCGCGAAGCGATTGGCTTGTTGCCAACTCATCGTGGCGTTCTAGGACTGCTGGCCGAATGGTCAGGGCCGCTCCGGTTAGATAATATCGCAAATCATCCGCGCTTCA
This Blastocatellia bacterium DNA region includes the following protein-coding sequences:
- a CDS encoding roadblock/LC7 domain-containing protein — protein: FHVSRAHKTLLVRAGASEGLIYYQDGEIVHAVTQDQTGEPAFRQIINWQSNDYAVFTDEPPPTRTIFRDFDSLLSAATQPGSMSTPTTAATEQQQTQQEISEVIPDAPQPLHEAPVAESQPAEQLADEPPPAVIQQETSDSCGEIPSTKPEIPNVSDFESGISDFPQRGTKMPAFSSDDKRHIEELLMASDHLEGGLLLTVDGAILASSLPPHALSSSVLADAGSLFRMCQRLAEELGRGHHRQSFIQGDLGNIILSEVGDGSFLVFITNAKATLGLALLQARQRAQKVGHIMANYA